From Cellulosimicrobium sp. ES-005, one genomic window encodes:
- a CDS encoding CoA pyrophosphatase translates to MTADPAGSRPAAREQLAALARDGGAWPEPWRHAVGALRADARGAAVLLLFGALDRVPAEHAAASVPRDLDVLLLARAATLGHHPGQVAFPGGRLEPEDAGPVGAALREAEEETGLEPDGVDVLGTLGELPVPVSNHLVTPVLAWWSRPTPVRAVDAAESAHVFRVPVADLLDPERRRTVTVRRDRRVHKSPGFLVEADGREHLVWGFTGGILDALFDRLGWTEPWDRTRTLDAPL, encoded by the coding sequence GTGACCGCCGACCCGGCGGGCTCGCGCCCGGCCGCGCGCGAGCAGCTCGCCGCGCTCGCGCGCGACGGGGGCGCCTGGCCCGAGCCGTGGCGGCACGCCGTCGGCGCCCTGCGCGCCGACGCCCGTGGGGCCGCCGTCCTCCTGCTGTTCGGCGCGCTCGACCGCGTCCCCGCGGAGCACGCCGCGGCCTCGGTGCCCCGCGACCTCGACGTGCTCCTGCTCGCGCGCGCCGCGACGCTCGGCCACCACCCCGGCCAGGTCGCCTTCCCCGGAGGCCGCCTCGAGCCCGAGGACGCGGGCCCGGTCGGCGCCGCGCTGCGCGAGGCCGAGGAGGAGACGGGGCTCGAGCCCGACGGCGTCGACGTGCTCGGGACGCTCGGCGAGCTGCCCGTGCCGGTGAGCAACCACCTCGTCACCCCGGTCCTGGCGTGGTGGTCGCGGCCCACGCCCGTCCGCGCGGTGGACGCCGCCGAGTCCGCGCACGTGTTCCGCGTCCCCGTCGCCGACCTGCTCGACCCCGAGCGGCGGCGCACGGTGACGGTGCGGCGCGACCGCCGGGTGCACAAGAGCCCCGGCTTCCTCGTCGAGGCCGACGGGCGCGAGCACCTCGTCTGGGGGTTCACGGGCGGGATCCTCGACGCGCTGTTCGACCGGCTCGGCTGGACGGAGCCCTGGGACCGGACCCGCACGCTCGACGCCCCGCTCTGA
- a CDS encoding GuaB1 family IMP dehydrogenase-related protein, which produces MRFLPGQSPATDLTYGDVFLVPSRSEVASRFDVDLSSADGTGTTIPVVVANMTAVAGRRMAETVSRRGGVAIIPQDVPTDVVADVVADVKSKDPVIETPVVVGPHDTVHTALTLIGKRSHGAAVVVDDGRPVGVVTEADCADVDRFTQVHQVMTTDPLVLDASVLDGGRAGLEAAYEQLHSARLKVAPVTRDGALVGVLTRKGALRSSVYAPALDAAGRLRVGAAVGINGDVAAKAKELLAAGVDVLVVDTAHGHQAKMLQALDAVRSVGPDVPVVAGNVVTADGVRDLVAAGADIVKVGVGPGAMCTTRMMTAVGRPQFSAVLECAAAARELGKHVWADGGVRHPRDVALALAAGASQVMIGSWFAGTYESPGDLHDDGTGRLYKESFGMASARAVAARTAGGSPFERARKALYEEGISSGRMFLDPQRPGVEDLLDQITSGLRSSATYAGASSLAEFADRAVVGIQSAAGYEEGRPLPVSW; this is translated from the coding sequence ATGCGCTTCCTGCCCGGCCAGTCCCCCGCGACCGACCTCACGTACGGCGACGTCTTCCTCGTCCCGTCGCGTTCCGAGGTCGCCTCGCGCTTCGACGTCGACCTCTCCTCCGCCGACGGGACGGGGACCACGATCCCCGTCGTCGTCGCGAACATGACCGCCGTCGCGGGCCGCCGCATGGCGGAGACGGTCTCGCGCCGCGGAGGCGTCGCGATCATCCCGCAGGACGTGCCGACCGACGTCGTCGCCGACGTGGTCGCCGACGTGAAGTCCAAGGACCCCGTCATCGAGACGCCCGTGGTCGTGGGCCCGCACGACACCGTGCACACGGCGCTCACCCTCATCGGCAAGCGCTCGCACGGCGCGGCGGTCGTCGTGGACGACGGCCGGCCCGTGGGCGTGGTGACGGAGGCCGACTGCGCCGACGTCGACCGCTTCACCCAGGTCCACCAGGTCATGACCACCGACCCCCTCGTCCTCGACGCGTCCGTCCTCGACGGCGGTCGCGCCGGGCTCGAGGCGGCCTACGAGCAGCTCCACAGCGCGCGCCTCAAGGTCGCGCCCGTGACGCGCGACGGGGCGCTCGTCGGCGTCCTCACGCGCAAGGGCGCGCTGCGCTCGTCCGTCTACGCACCCGCGCTCGACGCAGCGGGCCGCCTGCGGGTCGGAGCCGCCGTCGGGATCAACGGCGACGTCGCCGCCAAGGCCAAGGAGCTCCTGGCGGCCGGCGTCGACGTGCTCGTCGTCGACACGGCGCACGGCCACCAGGCCAAGATGCTCCAGGCGCTCGACGCCGTGCGCTCCGTCGGCCCGGACGTCCCCGTGGTCGCGGGCAACGTCGTGACCGCGGACGGCGTGCGCGACCTCGTCGCCGCGGGTGCCGACATCGTCAAGGTGGGCGTCGGCCCGGGCGCGATGTGCACGACGCGCATGATGACCGCCGTGGGGCGCCCGCAGTTCTCCGCCGTCCTGGAGTGCGCCGCCGCGGCGCGCGAGCTCGGCAAGCACGTCTGGGCCGACGGCGGCGTGCGCCACCCGCGCGACGTCGCCCTCGCGCTCGCCGCGGGTGCCTCGCAGGTGATGATCGGCTCGTGGTTCGCGGGGACGTACGAGTCCCCCGGCGACCTGCACGACGACGGGACGGGTCGGCTCTACAAGGAGAGCTTCGGCATGGCGTCGGCGCGGGCGGTCGCGGCGCGCACCGCGGGCGGGTCGCCGTTCGAGCGTGCGCGCAAGGCGCTCTACGAGGAGGGCATCAGCTCGGGGCGCATGTTCCTCGACCCGCAGCGCCCGGGCGTCGAGGACCTCCTCGACCAGATCACGTCGGGGCTGCGCAGCTCCGCGACCTACGCGGGCGCGTCGAGCCTCGCGGAGTTCGCCGACCGCGCCGTCGTCGGGATCCAGTCCGCCGCGGGCTACGAGGAGGGCCGCCCGCTCCCGGTGAGCTGGTGA
- the dxs gene encoding 1-deoxy-D-xylulose-5-phosphate synthase has product MSLLGTITSPEDVQRLTLEQTRELAGEIRAFLVDSVSRTGGHLGPNLGVVELTIAMHRVFSSPTDTFVFDTGHQSYVHKLLTGRQDFSALRKQGGLSGYPSRAESDHDVVENSHASTALSWGDGIAKANVVRGLTDRHVVAVIGDGALTGGMAWEALNNIAESQDRRLVVVVNDNGRSYSPTIGGLAHHLSTLRTTHGYESFLQWGKRTLNRSGAPGRFAYEWLHGLKKGLKDVVAPQGMFEDLGIKYVGPVDGHDVEAMEHALRRAKAYGAPVIVHAITEKGRGYTPAEQDVADRFHAVGKIHPETGLPVAPSRFGWTSVFADEIVQIGRRRSDVVAITAAMLEPVGLKPFAQAFPERTFDVGIAEQHAATSAAGMAFAGLHPVVAVYATFLNRAFDQVLMDVALHKAGVTFVLDRAGITGDDGASHNGMWDMAMLRIVPGLRLAAPRDEETLRTALREAVDVDDAPTVVRYPKGALGDALPAVDTVDGVDLLAVPEDAPKIAPQGAAPRARVLLVGPGSMARVALDAAQTLTAHGVDVTVASPTWVLPMPSALVKLAGEHDLVVSVEDGVADGGVGALLAQRSLEGGVRTPVHALGLPAQFLDHATRDQVASAYRLTPADVARDVLDALAALTRG; this is encoded by the coding sequence ATGAGCCTGCTTGGCACGATCACCTCGCCCGAGGACGTGCAACGGCTGACCCTCGAGCAGACGCGGGAGCTCGCCGGCGAGATCCGTGCGTTCCTCGTCGACTCGGTCTCGCGCACCGGCGGGCACCTCGGTCCGAACCTCGGGGTCGTCGAGCTCACGATCGCGATGCACCGCGTGTTCTCGTCGCCGACCGACACGTTCGTGTTCGACACGGGCCACCAGTCCTACGTGCACAAGCTCCTCACCGGGCGCCAGGACTTCTCCGCGCTGCGCAAGCAGGGCGGCCTGTCCGGCTACCCGTCGCGCGCCGAGTCCGACCACGACGTCGTCGAGAACTCGCATGCGTCGACCGCCCTCTCGTGGGGCGACGGCATCGCGAAGGCGAACGTCGTGCGCGGTCTTACCGACCGGCACGTCGTCGCGGTCATCGGCGACGGCGCCCTCACGGGCGGCATGGCCTGGGAGGCGCTGAACAACATCGCCGAGAGCCAGGACCGGCGCCTCGTCGTCGTGGTGAACGACAACGGCCGCTCCTACTCGCCGACCATCGGCGGGCTCGCGCACCACCTGTCGACGCTGCGCACCACGCACGGCTACGAGAGCTTCCTGCAGTGGGGCAAGCGCACCCTCAACCGGTCCGGCGCCCCGGGTCGGTTCGCGTACGAGTGGCTGCACGGCCTGAAGAAGGGCCTCAAGGACGTCGTCGCCCCGCAGGGCATGTTCGAGGACCTCGGCATCAAGTACGTCGGCCCCGTCGACGGGCACGACGTCGAGGCGATGGAGCACGCGCTGCGCCGGGCCAAGGCGTACGGGGCGCCCGTGATCGTGCACGCGATCACCGAGAAGGGCCGCGGCTACACGCCCGCCGAGCAGGACGTCGCCGACCGCTTCCACGCCGTCGGGAAGATCCACCCCGAGACCGGGCTCCCGGTCGCGCCGTCGCGCTTCGGCTGGACGAGCGTCTTCGCGGACGAGATCGTCCAGATCGGCCGCCGCCGCTCCGACGTCGTCGCGATCACGGCGGCGATGCTCGAGCCGGTGGGCCTCAAGCCGTTCGCTCAGGCATTCCCCGAGCGCACGTTCGACGTCGGGATCGCCGAGCAGCACGCCGCCACGTCCGCCGCGGGCATGGCGTTCGCGGGCCTGCACCCCGTCGTCGCCGTCTACGCGACGTTCCTCAACCGCGCGTTCGACCAGGTCCTCATGGACGTGGCGCTGCACAAGGCCGGCGTGACGTTCGTGCTCGACCGCGCCGGGATCACGGGCGACGACGGCGCGAGCCACAACGGCATGTGGGACATGGCGATGCTGCGCATCGTGCCCGGCCTGCGGCTCGCCGCGCCGCGCGACGAGGAGACGCTGCGGACGGCGCTGCGCGAGGCCGTGGACGTGGACGACGCCCCGACGGTCGTGCGCTACCCGAAGGGTGCGCTCGGGGACGCGCTGCCCGCCGTCGACACGGTGGACGGCGTGGACCTGCTCGCCGTGCCGGAGGACGCGCCGAAGATCGCTCCGCAGGGTGCGGCCCCCCGCGCCCGGGTCCTGCTCGTCGGCCCCGGGTCCATGGCGCGTGTCGCGCTCGACGCGGCGCAGACGCTCACGGCCCACGGCGTCGACGTCACCGTCGCGTCCCCCACGTGGGTCCTGCCGATGCCGAGCGCGCTCGTCAAGCTCGCCGGCGAGCACGACCTCGTCGTGAGCGTCGAGGACGGCGTCGCCGACGGCGGCGTGGGCGCGCTCCTCGCGCAGCGCTCGCTCGAGGGCGGCGTCCGCACGCCCGTGCACGCGCTCGGCCTGCCCGCGCAGTTCCTCGACCACGCGACGCGGGACCAGGTGGCCTCGGCGTACCGGCTCACGCCGGCCGACGTCGCGCGCGACGTGCTGGACGCGCTCGCGGCACTCACCCGCGGCTGA
- a CDS encoding DUF1801 domain-containing protein, translated as MGTENMTRPSGADVEAFLAAVEHPVRRRDAYRLVELMGRVTGERARMWGSSIVGFGTYHYRYASGREGDMAAAGFSPRKAATTVYLMDGVDAHAALLERLGPHTVGKGCVYVKDLDAVDLGVLEEVVRRSSATLTGDPAFGRRLSGPTAQDPTAQGPSS; from the coding sequence ATGGGTACCGAGAACATGACCCGGCCGAGCGGCGCGGACGTCGAGGCGTTCCTCGCGGCGGTGGAGCACCCCGTCCGGCGTCGCGACGCGTACCGGCTCGTCGAGCTGATGGGACGGGTCACGGGGGAGCGCGCGCGGATGTGGGGCTCGTCGATCGTCGGGTTCGGCACCTACCACTACCGCTACGCGAGCGGGCGCGAGGGCGATATGGCGGCGGCGGGCTTCTCGCCGCGCAAGGCCGCGACGACCGTGTACCTCATGGACGGCGTCGACGCCCACGCCGCGCTCCTGGAGCGGCTCGGCCCGCACACCGTCGGCAAGGGCTGCGTCTACGTCAAGGACCTCGACGCCGTCGACCTCGGCGTGCTCGAGGAGGTCGTGCGCCGCTCCTCCGCGACGCTCACGGGCGACCCCGCGTTCGGCAGGCGGCTCTCCGGTCCGACGGCGCAGGATCCGACGGCGCAGGGGCCCTCCTCATGA